From the Deinococcus sonorensis KR-87 genome, the window TCCAGGCCCAGTTCGGTGGCGACCACGCCGGACCCGCCCGCTCCGGAGTGGCACAGCACTGCAATCTTGAGAGGATCTTCTGGCATCGGGTGCGGATTATACCCGCGCCGTGTCAGGGGCGTTGTTCTGAAAGCGGGGATTGTGGGCGCCGCTCCGGCTCAGGGCTGCGGCAGAACCCGTTCGCGCGAGTAGGGCTGGTAGCCCCTGGGCGTGTCGCCGGCCCCGCTGTAGAGGCTGGTGGTCAGGTAGCGGGCGCCGCTGTCGCAGGCGATGGTGGCCACCCGTTTGCCGGGGCCCAGACGGCGGGCCACCTGCAGCGCCGCCCACAGGATGCCGCCGGACGACATGCCCACAAAAATGCCCTCCTGCTGCGCCAGCTGGCGGGCCAGCGGGAAGGCGTCCTCCTCCCAGACCTGCACCACCTCGTCGAGCAGCGAGCGGTCCAGGTTGTCGGGGATGAAGCCGGGTCCCATGCCCTGGAAGGCGTGTTCGCCGCGCTCCCCGCCCGACAGCACGTTGCTGCGGGCCGGCTCCACCGCCACCACCCGCACGTCCGGGTTCTGCCGCTTGAGGTAGCGGCCTACCCCGGTGATGGTGCCGCCGGTGCCGCTGCCGTACACGAAGGCGTCGATGCGGCCCTGCATCTGCGCCCACAGCTCCGGGCCGGTGGTGCGCTCATGGGCGGCCGGATTGGCGGGGTTGGCGAACTGGTTGGGCATCCAGCCGCCCTGCTCCGCCGCGATGCGCTCGGCCTCCTCGATGGCCGCCAGCATCCGGCGCTCCGGGTCGGTCAGCACCAGTTCGGCCCCGTAGGCAGCCAGGGTACGCTTGCGCTCCTCACTCATCTGGGCCGGCATGGTCAGGATCAGCCGGTAGCCCCGCGCGGCGGCCACCTGGGCCAGCCCGATGCCGGTGTTGCCGCTGGTGGGTTCCACGATCAGGCCGCCCGGCTTCAGCAGGCCACGCTGCTCGGCGTCTTCCACCATGCCGAGCGCCGTGCGGTCCTTGATGCTGCCGCCCGGGTTCTGGCCCTCCAGCTTGACCCAGACCTCGGCCGAGTCCGGGGGCACCACCTGAGTGAGTTGCACGGTGGGGGTGTGGCCAATCAGGGCGTCGATCATGCCGTCACTCTAGGCGATGCCGGCTTGCCAGACCGCAAGCTTGTGCGGGTGAATCCGGCCCGTCTCCTCACGGACGCCCGGGCCAGCGCCGCCTATACTCTGCTGATGCGTCTCGCCGTCATCGCCGACATTCACGGCAATCAGGATGCGCTGGACGCGGTGCTGGCCGATGTGCGGGCCCAGGGGGCCGACCGGCTGTACGTGAACGGCGACGTGGTCAACCGCGGCCCCGACAGCGTGTCCTGCCTGAACACGGTGCTGGCGCTGCCGCAGGACGAGCTGGCCGGGCTGACGCTCGGCAACCACGACGACCTGATGCTGCTGTGGCACGACCGCAGCCACGCGCTCCCGGGCGAGTGGTTCGATGATCCGTTCTGGGGCGCCACCGACTGGAGCGCCCGGCAGCTCAATGCGGCCGGCCTGCTCAACCCGCTGCGCCGCTGGCCGCTGACGGTCCACATCGAGGACGTGGGACCGCCGGTGCTGCTGGCGCACGGCTCGCCCACTCACTACCGCGAGGCACTGGGCCAGTTCACCACCGACGAGCGGGCCGCCGCGCTGCTGGACGAGGCCGGCGTGAACGTGCTGGTCGCCTCGCACATTCACCGCAGCATGGTGCGTCTGTTGGGCCAGCGCTGGTTCATCAACACCGGAGCGGTCGGCGCCCCCTTCGACGGCGACCCGGCGGCGCGTTACCTGCAACTGGACCTGCACGGCGGCGCCTGGGTGCCGACCATCCGGCATGTCCCCTACGACCGCCGGGGGGTGCTGGAACGCTTCATCAGCAGCGGCCTGCTGGAGGCGGGCGGCGTCAGCGCTGAGATCTTCCGGCTGGAGCTGCAGACGGCCCGCAGTCTGTACACGCCCTTCTGGGACTGGACCGAGCAGGGGGGCGGGCGACGCGACTGGGACGGGTGGCGGCACTTCCTGAGTCTGCACCAGGAGCTCCTGCAGCCGCAGTCCTGAGTGGAAGGGGCGCAAGGGATGACACTGCCGCGCCGCACTTGCTATACTGCCGGTCAATGCAGATTGAGGACGGTAAGATTCGTGCAGCTTGATTCCGGCGCC encodes:
- a CDS encoding metallophosphoesterase family protein, with amino-acid sequence MRLAVIADIHGNQDALDAVLADVRAQGADRLYVNGDVVNRGPDSVSCLNTVLALPQDELAGLTLGNHDDLMLLWHDRSHALPGEWFDDPFWGATDWSARQLNAAGLLNPLRRWPLTVHIEDVGPPVLLAHGSPTHYREALGQFTTDERAAALLDEAGVNVLVASHIHRSMVRLLGQRWFINTGAVGAPFDGDPAARYLQLDLHGGAWVPTIRHVPYDRRGVLERFISSGLLEAGGVSAEIFRLELQTARSLYTPFWDWTEQGGGRRDWDGWRHFLSLHQELLQPQS
- the cysK gene encoding cysteine synthase A; the encoded protein is MIDALIGHTPTVQLTQVVPPDSAEVWVKLEGQNPGGSIKDRTALGMVEDAEQRGLLKPGGLIVEPTSGNTGIGLAQVAAARGYRLILTMPAQMSEERKRTLAAYGAELVLTDPERRMLAAIEEAERIAAEQGGWMPNQFANPANPAAHERTTGPELWAQMQGRIDAFVYGSGTGGTITGVGRYLKRQNPDVRVVAVEPARSNVLSGGERGEHAFQGMGPGFIPDNLDRSLLDEVVQVWEEDAFPLARQLAQQEGIFVGMSSGGILWAALQVARRLGPGKRVATIACDSGARYLTTSLYSGAGDTPRGYQPYSRERVLPQP